One window of Cyanobacterium stanieri LEGE 03274 genomic DNA carries:
- a CDS encoding ribonuclease Z, with protein MEVTFLGTSSGVPTRSRNVSSVALRLTQRGEIWLFDCGEGTQHQILRSDLKTSQLKKIFVTHMHGDHIFGLMGLLASCGLGAHAENVEVYGPPGLDAYLKACMKYSQTYFPYGVHFKTVSPGVIYEDDEYIVSTEMLKHRVTAFGYRVSEKDKAGKFDVEKAKKLGIPSGPIYGKLKKGETITLDDGRTINGSQLCGPTEIGRKFVYCTDTVFCESAIALSEDADVLIHEATFAHQDAQMAFERMHSTTTMAAQVALAAQVKKLIMTHFSPRYAPGNPLQLNDLLKEAQAIFPETILAHDFLSYEIPRRIN; from the coding sequence ACTTAGACTAACCCAAAGGGGCGAAATTTGGCTATTTGACTGCGGGGAAGGTACTCAACATCAGATTTTACGCAGTGATTTAAAAACCTCCCAACTAAAAAAAATCTTCGTTACCCACATGCACGGGGATCATATATTTGGTTTGATGGGGTTACTGGCTAGTTGTGGTTTGGGCGCCCATGCGGAAAATGTGGAAGTTTATGGCCCCCCCGGATTAGATGCCTATTTAAAAGCCTGTATGAAATATTCTCAGACTTATTTCCCCTATGGTGTACATTTTAAAACTGTTTCCCCTGGGGTAATTTATGAAGATGATGAATATATAGTTAGTACAGAAATGTTAAAACATCGTGTTACTGCCTTTGGTTATCGTGTCAGCGAAAAAGATAAGGCGGGTAAATTTGATGTGGAAAAGGCGAAAAAGTTGGGGATTCCCAGTGGCCCTATCTATGGCAAGTTAAAAAAGGGTGAAACCATTACCCTTGATGATGGACGTACTATTAACGGTTCTCAATTATGTGGCCCTACGGAAATTGGGCGTAAATTTGTTTATTGTACCGATACTGTATTTTGTGAAAGTGCGATCGCCCTTAGTGAAGATGCAGACGTACTAATCCACGAAGCCACCTTCGCCCACCAAGACGCTCAAATGGCCTTTGAAAGAATGCACTCCACCACCACCATGGCCGCCCAAGTCGCCCTCGCCGCTCAGGTCAAAAAACTCATTATGACCCACTTTAGCCCCCGCTATGCCCCGGGAAACCCTCTTCAATTGAATGATTTACTTAAGGAGGCACAGGCAATTTTCCCTGAAACCATCCTCGCCCACGATTTCCTTAGTTATGAAATACCAAGACGAATTAATTAA
- a CDS encoding TrkH family potassium uptake protein, with amino-acid sequence MTIARTICLGFLAVISVGTLLLLLPFSTVEPGWGNFTTALFTSTSAVCVTGLIVVDTGSYYTFWGELFILCLIQIGGLGYMTTTTFLILLIGRKFDFREKLAIKESFDRPFLHGSQNLLKSVFATTIALETLGSITLFLVFQQDYDNQQSLWLAIFHSISAWNNAGFSLFADSLTRYQTSIPLNIIICILIIFGGIGYQVIIEFYLWLREKLDTSSKKEYRFSLNFRVVISTTIFLLLFGAIAFLVTEYNNLLAEFNFNEKVTLAVFQSVTTRTAGFNSIDLGAMTIASLFLTIGFMFVGGSPSGTAGGIKTTTVRILFESTKAVLQGKQDIVIYEREVPSSLILKAMAVVFGSTITVLVVTFSISFIHPNFNFINIFFEVVSAFATVGLSTGITADLSGSAQVLIILTMYIGRVGVLLFMSAILGDPRPSRIHYPEENLLIG; translated from the coding sequence ATGACCATTGCGCGTACTATTTGCCTTGGATTTTTAGCAGTTATTTCCGTTGGCACATTACTGTTATTATTACCTTTTTCTACGGTTGAGCCGGGCTGGGGAAATTTTACCACTGCCCTTTTTACTTCTACTTCTGCGGTATGTGTAACGGGCTTAATTGTCGTAGATACTGGGAGTTACTATACTTTTTGGGGAGAATTATTTATTCTTTGTCTTATTCAAATCGGTGGGTTGGGTTACATGACAACCACTACTTTTTTGATATTGTTAATCGGCAGAAAATTTGATTTTCGGGAAAAGTTAGCTATTAAAGAATCTTTTGATCGTCCTTTTCTCCATGGTAGTCAAAACCTTCTTAAATCCGTATTTGCCACTACCATTGCTTTAGAAACTCTGGGAAGCATCACTTTATTTTTGGTTTTTCAACAAGATTATGATAATCAACAAAGTCTTTGGTTAGCTATTTTCCATAGTATTAGTGCTTGGAATAATGCTGGATTCAGTCTGTTTGCAGATAGTTTAACTAGGTATCAAACTTCTATTCCTTTAAATATTATTATCTGTATTTTGATTATTTTTGGGGGGATTGGTTATCAGGTAATTATCGAATTCTATTTATGGTTAAGGGAAAAGTTAGACACATCTAGCAAGAAAGAATACCGATTTTCCCTTAATTTTAGGGTAGTTATCAGCACTACTATTTTTTTGTTATTGTTTGGGGCGATCGCCTTTTTAGTCACTGAATATAATAATCTGTTGGCTGAGTTTAACTTCAATGAAAAAGTAACTTTAGCGGTGTTTCAATCTGTAACTACTCGTACTGCGGGTTTTAATTCCATTGACTTAGGAGCAATGACCATTGCTAGTTTATTTCTTACCATTGGTTTTATGTTTGTGGGGGGTAGCCCTAGTGGTACGGCAGGGGGGATTAAAACTACTACTGTGCGCATTTTGTTTGAAAGTACCAAGGCGGTATTACAGGGTAAGCAAGATATTGTTATTTATGAAAGGGAAGTCCCTTCGTCTCTAATTTTGAAGGCGATGGCGGTGGTGTTTGGTTCAACAATTACGGTGTTAGTAGTTACTTTTAGTATTTCTTTTATTCACCCTAATTTTAATTTTATTAATATTTTCTTTGAGGTGGTGTCTGCTTTTGCAACGGTGGGACTTTCCACGGGCATTACGGCTGATTTATCTGGTTCGGCTCAAGTTTTGATCATTTTAACAATGTATATTGGGCGAGTTGGAGTATTATTATTTATGTCAGCTATTTTGGGTGATCCTCGTCCCAGTCGTATTCATTATCCAGAGGAAAATCTTTTAATCGGTTAA
- a CDS encoding NAD-binding protein, translating to MSSLKFLTNLRKESRQFAVIGLGRFGRAVCETLYNMGYEVLGTDVDEKLVAQALTDKITSSALQLDCTEVNALREAGIFELDTVIVAIGNYLEESIITTLNVKEGGVKYVVAKASSSTHGKLLKKVGADLVVYPEHEAGCELAYTLTKPGILDRFELDPDNSIVEVSIPEEFDGKTLAEIKIRSRFGLNVLAVGNDDKFVINPPPQFVLQKGLSMVVIGSNSDINRLQD from the coding sequence ATTAGTTCGTTAAAATTTTTAACCAATTTACGAAAAGAAAGCCGTCAATTTGCGGTGATTGGTTTAGGCCGTTTTGGTAGGGCGGTATGTGAAACTCTCTACAATATGGGTTATGAGGTATTGGGTACGGATGTGGATGAAAAATTAGTCGCCCAAGCCTTGACTGACAAAATAACTTCTAGCGCCCTTCAACTTGATTGCACCGAAGTAAATGCTTTACGGGAAGCTGGTATTTTTGAACTGGATACGGTGATAGTGGCGATCGGTAATTATTTAGAAGAAAGTATTATTACCACCCTTAATGTCAAGGAGGGGGGTGTTAAATATGTGGTTGCTAAGGCTTCTTCTAGCACCCATGGCAAGTTATTAAAAAAAGTTGGGGCTGATTTGGTGGTATATCCAGAACATGAAGCAGGATGCGAATTAGCTTATACTTTAACAAAACCAGGTATTTTAGACCGTTTTGAACTAGATCCTGATAATAGCATTGTAGAAGTTTCCATCCCTGAGGAATTTGACGGTAAAACCCTAGCAGAGATAAAAATTCGTAGTCGTTTTGGTTTAAATGTGTTGGCGGTGGGTAATGATGATAAGTTTGTGATTAATCCTCCTCCTCAGTTTGTTTTACAAAAGGGTTTATCTATGGTGGTAATTGGTTCTAATAGTGATATAAATCGATTACAAGATTAA
- the recR gene encoding recombination mediator RecR: MYTAPLARLIEQLQKLPGVGPKSAQRLALHILKRPDKDAENLAQAILDAKRRVGFCQRCFHLSAEPICNICSNPNRDETIICVVTDSKDVIALEKTREYHGKYHVLGGVISPMDGIGPEQLNITPLVERVSREKTQEVILAINPSVEGETTTLYVAQLLKPFTRVTRIAFGLPMGGDLEYADEVTLARALEGRRDIDN, encoded by the coding sequence ATTTATACTGCCCCCCTCGCTCGTTTAATAGAGCAATTACAAAAGTTACCCGGTGTAGGGCCAAAAAGCGCTCAAAGACTCGCATTACACATCCTCAAACGTCCCGATAAAGACGCAGAAAATTTGGCTCAAGCTATTTTAGATGCTAAAAGAAGAGTCGGTTTTTGTCAGCGGTGTTTCCATCTCTCAGCCGAACCTATTTGTAATATTTGTAGTAATCCTAATCGTGATGAGACAATCATATGTGTGGTAACAGATTCTAAAGACGTAATTGCCTTAGAAAAAACAAGAGAGTATCACGGTAAATATCACGTTTTAGGGGGTGTTATTTCTCCCATGGATGGCATTGGACCAGAACAACTTAATATTACCCCATTAGTAGAAAGGGTAAGCCGAGAAAAAACCCAAGAAGTGATATTAGCTATTAATCCCAGTGTGGAAGGGGAAACCACCACTCTTTACGTGGCACAGTTATTAAAGCCTTTTACTAGGGTTACTCGTATTGCTTTTGGTTTACCCATGGGAGGAGATTTGGAATATGCTGATGAGGTAACTTTAGCTAGGGCTTTGGAAGGACGTAGGGACATTGACAATTGA
- the purS gene encoding phosphoribosylformylglycinamidine synthase subunit PurS encodes MKKYSVRVYVTLRASVLDTAGTAVESGLHQLGYDGVEGVRIGKYIELNLTAENEEKAQADLHQMCDKLLSNPVIENYRFELNPLEA; translated from the coding sequence ATGAAAAAGTATTCTGTCCGTGTATATGTGACTTTAAGGGCTTCTGTACTGGATACAGCGGGAACGGCTGTGGAGTCTGGCTTACATCAATTGGGTTATGATGGTGTTGAGGGGGTGCGCATCGGCAAATATATTGAGTTGAATTTAACTGCTGAAAATGAGGAAAAGGCTCAAGCTGATTTACATCAAATGTGTGACAAACTTTTGAGTAATCCTGTTATTGAAAATTATCGTTTTGAGTTAAATCCTCTGGAGGCATAA
- the purQ gene encoding phosphoribosylformylglycinamidine synthase subunit PurQ — protein MKFGIVVFPGSNCDRDVAMVTDGVFNQPTRFVWHQDTDIDDLDIIVVPGGFSYGDYLRCGAIARFSPIMNSIIKHAEAGKFVLGICNGFQVLTEAGLLPGALIRNRDLHFICDQVPVKVEHNNSIWTKKYSPDEVIRLPIAHGEGNYYADEDTLKELEDNSQILFRYSNENGDINQQSNPNGSCHNIAGITNKQGNILGMMPHPERASDEGLGFMDGKNLFAGLC, from the coding sequence ATGAAGTTTGGTATTGTTGTTTTCCCTGGTTCAAATTGCGATCGCGACGTAGCCATGGTAACCGATGGGGTTTTTAATCAACCTACTCGTTTTGTTTGGCATCAAGATACTGATATTGATGATCTTGATATAATCGTTGTTCCAGGGGGATTTAGTTATGGGGATTATCTTCGCTGTGGTGCGATCGCCCGTTTTTCCCCCATTATGAATAGTATTATTAAACACGCAGAAGCGGGAAAATTTGTTTTAGGCATCTGCAATGGTTTTCAAGTTCTCACCGAAGCAGGATTATTGCCCGGGGCGCTCATCCGTAACCGAGATTTACACTTTATCTGTGATCAAGTTCCTGTCAAAGTAGAACATAATAACTCTATCTGGACAAAAAAATATTCCCCCGATGAAGTAATTCGTTTACCCATCGCCCACGGAGAGGGCAACTACTATGCCGATGAAGATACCCTCAAGGAATTAGAAGATAATAGTCAAATTTTATTCCGCTACTCCAATGAAAACGGTGATATTAACCAACAATCTAACCCCAATGGCTCATGTCACAATATTGCTGGTATTACCAACAAACAAGGTAATATTTTAGGAATGATGCCCCACCCTGAAAGGGCAAGTGACGAAGGACTAGGATTTATGGACGGTAAAAACCTATTTGCAGGACTTTGCTAA
- a CDS encoding radical SAM protein produces MKLSKLCNLRCNYCYEYEELNNKERMPLEGLDFFFRNLATYLKSQPPENRTANFVLHGGEALLLPHSYLRAFKELQRKYLDAEGLEYNNGVQSNLVQISDATLDLLEELDISLGISFDVFGNQRVDIKGNDSQDRVLDNMQRLIDRKIPFAAIMVLHGANIDYVLPSYEFYNDLHINYRMLPIFSHNDPPPRVEPILVSHEETVKALQAVAKAQFAQPTNIKVLPIWDYFKAAVRYLAGARQAIYDPQREEWAYIVNTNGDVYSHGDAYSPDGLMGNIFRQSLSDIKQSAEYKHTISVRKDRAENCRSCSFYGYCNQLPIAEAISSERVYHEDGKLECTIAKPMIQFIINQIEQSDSGKLLLNSFDVSEDSALKNEMIPS; encoded by the coding sequence ATGAAATTGAGTAAACTTTGTAACCTACGTTGTAACTACTGTTACGAGTACGAAGAATTAAACAACAAAGAAAGAATGCCCTTAGAGGGATTAGATTTTTTCTTCCGTAATTTAGCCACCTACTTAAAATCACAACCCCCAGAAAATAGAACCGCCAATTTTGTTTTACACGGAGGAGAAGCCCTACTACTACCCCACAGTTATTTACGGGCTTTTAAAGAACTACAACGTAAATATTTAGATGCAGAAGGCTTAGAATATAACAACGGCGTACAAAGTAACCTAGTACAGATTTCCGATGCCACCCTAGACTTATTAGAAGAATTAGACATCAGCCTAGGTATCTCCTTTGATGTATTCGGTAATCAAAGAGTAGATATAAAAGGAAATGACTCTCAAGATCGAGTCTTGGACAATATGCAACGACTGATAGATAGAAAAATTCCTTTTGCCGCCATTATGGTACTTCACGGAGCAAATATCGATTATGTCTTACCTAGCTATGAGTTTTATAATGACCTGCATATTAACTATAGAATGTTACCCATTTTTAGCCATAACGATCCACCCCCAAGGGTTGAACCTATTTTAGTGAGCCACGAAGAAACTGTAAAAGCCCTTCAAGCAGTAGCCAAGGCTCAATTTGCTCAACCCACTAACATCAAAGTTTTACCCATCTGGGATTATTTTAAAGCCGCAGTGCGTTATTTAGCAGGGGCAAGACAGGCTATTTATGATCCTCAGCGGGAAGAATGGGCTTATATTGTCAATACCAATGGGGATGTTTATAGCCATGGAGATGCTTACTCCCCTGATGGTTTGATGGGCAATATTTTTCGTCAATCATTGTCGGATATTAAACAAAGTGCCGAATATAAACATACTATTTCCGTGCGTAAAGATCGTGCCGAAAACTGTCGTAGTTGTTCTTTTTATGGTTATTGTAATCAATTACCCATCGCCGAAGCTATTTCCAGTGAACGGGTTTACCATGAAGATGGCAAGTTAGAATGTACCATCGCTAAACCGATGATTCAATTTATCATCAATCAAATTGAGCAATCTGATTCGGGCAAACTTTTGTTAAATAGTTTTGATGTTTCCGAAGATTCTGCCTTAAAAAATGAAATGATTCCTAGTTAA
- a CDS encoding glycosyltransferase family 2 protein produces the protein MPKVSVCIPTYNRSDYLQYSVNSVLSQTYSDFELIICDDGSTDNTAQIVKNFQNNRIKYIRHKNNIGRSKNMRSGFENATGEYFIKFDDDDALTPDFLTKTVAILDKNKDVDFVCTNHWVIDANSNRNEIATKENSDKWGKSKLKEGVIDDLIYQTFVLQSLQVGSTLFRYQALKKVDYMNPLADGCEDFDLLVRMAIAGKNGYFLPEFLMEYRFHGQQNSLKQNLHFLKAKKYCLETYNFAQQNIEQIRHKKLADINLCLGLRMIENNQNKEGRRLIREAEEVLGLSNRSLIGKTLSYLPYQINQFIFQTNKKIKPKDYADQVRSNSSNN, from the coding sequence ATGCCTAAAGTTAGTGTTTGTATCCCTACATATAATAGATCTGATTATTTACAGTATTCTGTTAACAGTGTTTTAAGTCAAACTTACTCAGATTTTGAACTAATTATATGTGATGATGGTTCAACGGATAACACTGCACAAATAGTTAAAAATTTTCAAAATAATCGCATAAAATATATTCGTCATAAAAATAATATTGGACGTAGTAAAAATATGCGCTCTGGTTTTGAAAATGCTACGGGCGAATATTTTATTAAGTTTGATGATGACGATGCTTTAACCCCTGATTTTTTAACCAAAACAGTTGCGATTTTGGATAAAAATAAAGATGTTGACTTTGTTTGTACAAACCATTGGGTTATAGATGCTAATAGTAATAGAAATGAAATTGCCACAAAAGAAAACTCTGATAAATGGGGAAAAAGTAAATTAAAAGAAGGTGTAATTGACGATTTAATTTATCAAACTTTTGTTTTACAAAGTTTACAAGTTGGTTCTACTTTATTTCGTTATCAAGCATTAAAAAAAGTAGATTATATGAATCCTTTAGCTGATGGTTGTGAAGATTTTGATCTTTTAGTGAGAATGGCAATAGCAGGGAAGAATGGTTATTTTTTACCTGAATTTTTAATGGAATATCGTTTCCATGGACAACAAAATAGTTTAAAACAGAATTTACACTTTCTCAAAGCAAAAAAATATTGTTTGGAAACCTATAATTTTGCTCAACAAAATATAGAACAAATTAGGCATAAAAAACTCGCAGATATTAATTTATGTTTAGGATTGAGAATGATTGAAAATAATCAAAATAAAGAAGGAAGAAGATTAATTAGAGAAGCAGAAGAAGTTTTAGGCTTATCTAATCGTAGCTTAATAGGAAAAACTTTATCCTATTTACCTTATCAAATTAACCAATTTATCTTTCAAACTAATAAAAAAATTAAACCAAAAGATTATGCCGATCAAGTAAGATCTAATTCATCAAATAATTAA
- a CDS encoding glycosyltransferase family 4 protein, whose amino-acid sequence MKILIISNTFPYPQTKGGTHCRNFNLIDYLRKHHQVTLITQQTPDVKPEEVNELKEIVQELVIFPSKPPSKTSIFNKIKRFTDFIIQGKPPSVMANYLPEIQQWIDDAVSKNKFDLIAGEHTVNEIYIRPEWKNKISTLIDIHSSVYRTCQDQLATKTSENPWRDRLNKPLLYRYEKNYCQKFSKIIVTTKEDKATINQLSHRKDIEIIPNGVNLDMFPCRENTITEHTLMIAGGMDYIVNADGACFFGLEVFPLIQEKYPRAKLLIVGSKPTQAVQSLSKNNSIIVTGRVPSMVDYLHQTTISVVPLRSGFGMKIKTLEAMAAGIPVVASDRGLEGLTVDNPLCALRANTIDEYVKQISKLFDNSDLRQEIAYNARKMIENHYTWEKAAMGYEKIITGE is encoded by the coding sequence ATGAAAATCTTAATAATATCTAACACCTTCCCCTACCCTCAAACTAAAGGAGGTACTCACTGTCGTAACTTTAATCTCATCGATTATCTTAGAAAACATCATCAAGTGACATTAATTACCCAACAAACCCCCGATGTCAAACCAGAAGAAGTTAACGAATTAAAAGAAATTGTTCAAGAATTAGTCATCTTTCCGTCTAAACCACCTTCAAAAACCAGTATTTTCAATAAAATAAAGCGTTTTACCGATTTTATTATCCAAGGTAAGCCCCCCAGTGTAATGGCAAACTATTTGCCAGAAATTCAACAATGGATTGATGATGCCGTCAGCAAAAATAAATTTGATTTAATAGCAGGAGAACATACCGTTAATGAAATTTATATTAGACCAGAATGGAAAAACAAAATTTCTACTCTCATAGACATACATAGTTCAGTGTATCGCACCTGTCAAGATCAACTCGCCACAAAAACATCAGAAAATCCCTGGCGCGATCGATTGAATAAACCACTACTATATCGTTATGAAAAAAATTACTGTCAAAAATTTTCTAAAATAATTGTCACCACCAAAGAAGATAAAGCAACCATCAACCAACTATCCCATCGAAAAGATATTGAAATTATCCCCAACGGAGTAAACTTAGATATGTTTCCCTGCCGAGAAAATACCATCACCGAACATACCCTAATGATTGCTGGTGGTATGGATTATATTGTAAATGCTGATGGGGCTTGTTTTTTCGGCTTAGAAGTTTTCCCCTTAATTCAAGAAAAATATCCTCGAGCAAAATTATTGATAGTAGGCTCTAAACCAACACAAGCAGTACAAAGTTTGTCTAAAAATAATAGTATTATCGTTACTGGCAGAGTTCCTTCTATGGTTGATTATCTTCATCAAACAACCATTTCCGTTGTACCCCTTCGCAGTGGCTTTGGCATGAAAATAAAAACTCTCGAAGCCATGGCCGCGGGAATTCCTGTGGTAGCAAGTGACAGAGGTTTAGAAGGATTAACGGTGGACAATCCTCTTTGTGCCTTAAGGGCGAATACCATTGATGAATATGTTAAACAAATCAGTAAATTATTCGATAATAGTGATTTAAGACAAGAAATAGCGTATAATGCTCGTAAAATGATTGAAAACCATTACACTTGGGAAAAAGCCGCCATGGGCTATGAAAAAATTATCACGGGGGAATAA